CAACATTATTGGAAAGAGCTACCATCATATAGCAGAGAGAGATGGATTGGTCGATCGTTGCAGTAGTGTCTCGATATTTCCACCCAGCAGCTTCCTATGAAACAGGGACAAGCTGTGTGACAAGGATGACATGGAACTATATATTTCCCTTGACGAGTCTTCCATATACAAGACCCGCCCGGCTCTATTATTGCTTTTGTTGTGCTGCGATCTGTACGAGTGATCTATCGGATTTTGGATTTCATGGCAAGGAAAGCGATGTCCAAGAAAGCAATCTGTgtgtagtagcagtagcagcccaTTTCTGCCTCAGCTTTGCAACGGTTGGTTGTGTGGGTCCACGCGTTGGCACTCGGCAAGAGCTCCAAGGATAAGGAGAGGGGTAGCTCCACCATACATCACACTGTTGCCACATGTGATGCGGTGGTTGGATCTGCTACGATGACGAGGGTCGAGCTAACCGCGAGACGTTTGGTGGGATTCTACGATTCTCTCGGAGGCCACCACGGAAAGCGCGGTTCCAGACGAGGCCATAGTCTCTGTATTAACTACGGGATATTACCGCCATCTTCGTTCCATAGTATAACGGCATGTTTACAGAGACACCCCGTCACCGTTTATAACCTTTTTTTAGGAAGCAGAGCGAGGACGCCAGTCCAAAGGCTCTGAATCTACAGGGGATCCAGGGAACGCGAATACCGCAGACACTCGAACGTGTGGATCGTCACATTGCTGGTCTCGACCGATATGATCTTGAAGCACCGTACATGAGACTTATTAACCGCCTGCACATGAGCAACAGTGAATGGAGCTGGGGGATTGTGGGCGTGCACTGTTTGCTTCACCTCGCCGCCGGTGCTGACATCGACAAGTTTGCCAGCACGAAAGAGCCAGTCTTCCTGACCCGGGTTGCGGCCTTCCCCGGCCCCGCCGCCCGCGCGAGAAAACACACACACATGCCTGCGTCAGTGCGTGATGAGTGCGCGCGCGCGTCGGCACGCTCCACGACCCCGACTCGGATGGCCTCGCGCAGCGACCGGGGCGCCACCGCGGAAAACGAAGAAAAGCGACGGCTCCATCGTCAGGGCTAACGCGAGGTGTATGGCTCCATGCTCCCCCTAGCTGGCCCTGAGCCCTGGTCCGTCGTCCGTCCACCTGTCCAGGAGAGACGGAGATCATGGAGCTCCATCCCGCCCGGcttatatgtacatatatacgACATTTGAGTCTAGCTTCGCTTCACGTCCTCTTCGATCGACGCTCGACGGAGACGTATGTAGTTTTAATTAATATCGCGGTAGCTAGTAGGTAGCTAGGCCGCGTGATATCTCTACTAGGACTGTTCTGCATACCATGTAGACGTGTACGTACGATGTAGATAGGCAAAGTTGATGTAAAGGTTCTGGCGTCATGGATTACTCAGGTCTCCGAAGCCACTGCGTGCCTTGAATTAGGGTTCTCTCTCTGATCACGGCAGTCGGCAGCTGATTTGTTGGTACAGCCGAAACTTAAGTCAGCTGTCGTCCGAGATCGCTATCATCCCAACAAAGATCAGCGGGGACTGAAACAACAAGACTTATGGTCTCACGCTGAGCTCATGCTTAATAGCGTCGGATCAGTCATCCGCAGTCACCCAGGTCTCTCTGGTTCAGGTCAGCTAGCTGAGTCACGAGAAAACGATGTGCCCGAGTGCTACCGCTAGTCGACCGCCGGCTACGCAACAACTGGAGAAAACTGTTAGCGCACGGGCCCGTCCGTGCGTCAGTGCGTGCACCGAACCGTACCCGACCCCTTGCCGGCCAAGTTTTGGCCGGGCCGAGCGGCGACGTGCCCCGTCCGTCGATCGCCGGGACAAGAAGATCTCGATATTTCCGGACGCGTCGCCGCTGTATCAAAAACGGGAAAGTTTTCGCCCCGGGCGTGAGGTCAGGGCCGACGCAGTAGTACTTGTGTACCAGTACACGCCACGGCCTTTCTCTGCGCTCGCCATCGCCTCCTTACCACGGCACGCCACACGCCACGCCGACCACCACCTGCAGCCACGCGGCGTCCCGACGCCGACACGGATCTCCGTGCGGATCTCCGTGACGCATACAGCAGGGGCCAGGCCGCGCCAAGTGGGATTCGCTGCCTTCCAGAAGCGGACGACGGCGCCGTCGCCTTTTTACGATCGATCGGAAAAAGCCGCAGGGGAGGGGAGCGGCACCGCGGGACCGGGCCGTGAGGTTGGCCGAGCCCCCACGGCCTCTCCGGTCTCCACCACCTTGCAAGGGAAAAGAGGCCTGTTTTCCGTGCGGCCCCTCGTGAGGCCGTCCAATCACGTCCCCATGGATGCGGTACTGTGGTGCCCTTTTGAGCCCAGGCGCCTGTAATTTTGTTTTCCCGTTGAAGAAACTGACGAGCGCTTTGCTACCAGTAGTTTCCTTCTCCTCGTGCGCCGGTCCGTACACAGCAGTCGTCAGTCAGCACACGAGAACACTATGGCCCGTACGTACGGCGTTTTCCTTACCTGTGGGCTGCACGTACGTCCTCTGGAACCTAGCCCCTCAGTCCTAAAATATTTGCACATCTGGCGTTCAAAAATTATCCTAAGGtggtgtttagttccaaaaattttgcaaaaatttttaagattttctgtcacatcgaatctttggacacatgcatgaagcattaaatataaataaaaaataaaactaattacacaatttagacaaaattcacgagacgaatcttttaagcctaattagactatgattggacactaattgtcaaataacaacgaaagtgctacattaccatttcccaaaaaaaatcgctaactaaacaaggcccaaattAAAGTGCCATATAGGATACCTAGGGTACATCTACTGACTACAGCAGCCACAACAGGTACGACcatgaaataaaaagaaaaactgGACAAAAGAGAAAGCAACGTAGGATCCAGAAGCTTCCCCGTCCACTCGTTTGGTTAACCCGTTTGGACTACTGTACGACGCCACCAAGGCTCCAAATCAAGTCAGATGGATGTTTCTAGGGATAGCAGCGTCATTTTACGCTAGTCTTGATTTGCATGCCCAAACCTAGATGTGCAAAtattatgggacggagggagtagtaaacGTTTTTGTTGGTGCCCATGGTTTCTGTTTGTGGCACGGAACCTCTTATGGTCATGTTTGCTTCTCGGTCGCAGCTCGTTATGGCTAAAGTTTGGTAGCCACGGAAAAAAGTCGGTGCTTGGTTGCTCGCCACGTGATGCTTCCGCCACAGTTTTTGCATGCACTGTTCCGTGACTGGCGAGTGTGGCGGCCAAAAAGCTCGCCACAAAGTGTGGCACAGACTCGGTGTGGTGGCAGGCCAGGTACCAAACAGGCGCATAGCCCACACTTCACACATGTCCACCTTAGCCTCGGGAGAAATCGATGCAAACATCACATGGCTCAGGTCGGTCGATCAAGGTTCTCGATCTGTGGTTGAGTCACTGGTCGATCAAGGTTCTCGACTGTAGCTGAGTCAACTATATGAGACAAAAGAGCCACATACCAAGTGGGGACGGACTTAGAGCGACGTTGAAGCGGCTAGCAAATGGAGGTAGGTGTGGTGGAGAGCGGTGGCTCCGCCCAAATCAGCGGATGAGGTAATTCTTTTGTAAACATTAGGCAACGTCATAGTTGCGACAAATAGATCTTGATGATGTCACCAACACGTTCAAGACAAGATCCAACCTGATGAGGTAATTCTTTTGTAAACATTAAGCAACGTCATAGTTATGACAAATAGAGCTTGACCATATCACCTAACACCTAACACGTTCAAGACAAGATTCAACCACCCTGTACACGGACGATATTACTACCTCTATCTAactttagactgtctccaacgggcCATACCTAAAAATGAGACGCATATCATGATTTGAGTAGCACACAGCGAAGGATCGCGGACACAAAAAATCTCGTTTTCCAACAGCCGACGCAAACGAAGCTCCCgtcgcctccccttcctctctccatctccctctctcccccGAGGTGGCGGCGCTGCGACAGGTCCCGAACGCGGCGGCCTCCCTGCGCTGCGCGTGGATGTGGGCCCCGGCGGTGGGCGAGCCCGGCTTGGCGTGGCGAGCCGCCTCTCTCTTCCCCCTCTCCGCTGGCCGTCCTCCGGCGAGGTGGCGCgctgcggtggcggtggcggtggcgcagCGTGGGCTttccccctctccctctctcctgctGTGGCCACGGCGGCGAAGGTGGACCCCGCGGGCTttccccctctccctctctcctgctCATGGTGCTCAGCGGTGGCGAAGGTGGACCCCCGCGGAGCCTCCTTAGCGTCGGGCGGGCAGGAAGGGGTTGGGCGTCGTGGGGCCTTAGATTCGGCCGAGCCCAGGCGTAGGGTGGCCGCGGCGTTATAAAGCAGAGCCCGGCGGCGCTCGAcgcgggtggcggcggcggccatgccaCGCACGTGCGTGCGCCCTCGCGCGGGTGTGTCGCGGGGTCAGGcctgggagggagagggaggaggaggggggggaggaggagggcgccgGTGCCTGGGCTTTCTCCGATGCGGCGGCGAGCGGCCACCTCGACGGTGCGGAGGCATGCGCGGGCGGGCCACAGATTTGCGTAGCGATGAAGAGGCGATGCTTTTTTGCGTGTGGTCTGGGCTGGTACCCAAAATGGGTCATGCGTTTGGGTTAGCTATTGGAGAGGGTTTTTGATACCTAAAGCACTGTGCCGGATGTAATTTTGGGTCTGCGTCTccccgttggagacagtcttagtagTTCAGTGGCACTAGCTGACGCCATGAATGCAAACAATGAAGAAGAGTTAAGGCAACTATCAAAAGAACCCTAAATTAAACTTTTCATTTTTCCAAACTAAATTGTCTTTGCGTGAATTGCATGAGCCAATAAAAGTGTGCATGGCACATAGCGATTTAGTGCCCATACCATCTTTATTGTTGCATATTGTTTGTTTGTAGTCCCTGCTAAGGAACAAATGTTTTTGTCTTTTCATAAAAGTTAGTGTAAAAAAATACCCCACGATTCACCCATCTCTACCTTACAGGTTTGGGGGCAGGGGAGTGATGGAAACCTAATGTTCCTTAGCATCAATCCATCAAAGTGGAGGGTGGCATATAGGTGGAGGTGGTAGTAGTAAGCGGTGTCACCGCCCAAGTCGAGAtgatgtgtgtgtgtttttttgcaggttttgggtgACAAATAGAGAAGAACAATGTCACCAAACACATACAAGATCCAACGCATCACAACCTTACAACATGAAGTGATAAAAAGAGGATAAGAGTTAAGGCAAGCATCAAATGAGCCACTATTAAACTTTTCCTTTCCAAACTAACTTATCTTGTATGTATCAAATGAGCTAACAAACCGTGCATTGTAGGTAATTTTGGCGATGTAGTGGCCATAACCATTTGTCCATTGTTTAGAATCATTCATAAGGCATGAAACCTCTTGTGTTCATAGAGATGGTCTAAAAATAGCCCATGGTCCACACATGTCCACCTATAGTGGTAGAGGGAGCGGTGGAAACACGACGATGATGGTCCTTAGCATCGGTAGATCGTGCTTGGATGGTGTGGTGCGGCAATGATGCCTAAAGGAAGGCTAGGGATGGTAGCACTCTCATGGTCGATGCATGTAGATGCGAATCTAGGGGTATTTATCGGGGTCGGTGGCCCCAAGAAAATTTGTAAATCATATGATGAAGTTAACCTTGATAACACCAGTGATGTTCTCGGTTAGATTCGGTTTGAGATGTATGAAGTTAGTTTCTAGCATGTTTCATGTTGCGCAAAGCTAAAGATAGATAGAGATCGACAAACTTGACCAAAACAAATAACAGCTAGTGACCACGGATGCCGATGACACTAATATCTCTACGTGGCTTGGTGCCAGCGGCGAGGCATCGTGAAGTGGAAACAGACATGGAAGAATTGTGTTAAGGCTAGTAGCTAGATCTAATCCCTAGAGGAAGATGTCAAAAAGGAAACTATTTGAGCCACTCTGGAACTAGGAAGAATTGCATGTACTGTACTAGTATCTACTATACCAAAATAGCAGAATCCCACTAGCAGAATTCTCTACTATTACATGAAGCCATGTCATCAGATCCTTCTGCAACTCCTTAACATTCGATAAGTGGCCATACCAAAAATGTGAAACTCCTGGCAATTGCATCTCCTTCCTGACTCTTCACATGTGAATTCAATGCCGCATGCATGCCTGCATCACCTTGGGGCCTCTACATAATAGACCATCTCACCCAAGCAACATGTAGCCCTCTTCTCCACTTCATCCTGTGAGCATCACTCACTACGGGAAACacatgatttgccgagtgcaaaaatctttgccgaatgccaaatttcgggcactcggcaaaaacctgctttgccgagcgccgcactcggcaaaatatggcactcggcaaatacctgcactcggcaaaggttgtctttgccgagtgcctggcactcggcaaaggcaaacactcggcaaagattagtAGGGGCctaacggcatccagcggcgtcctctttgctgagtgccccccgtttggcactcggcaaagaatttattttgccgagtgccaaaacttggcactcggcaaaatattattttttttgttttttgccaccaatttttttgaagctttagtacactaccacaaataacatgtttaaatttgggacattttcattgccttttggcatatttctatagtttattttgttttgttgagtTTTTCTGAAAAATATAAGTTTGAACtgtaggtgcatcgaataatggattacattcgttcaaaaaatgttatccttgtttcttactgtaaatttaggctaaatccaggaactgtctcgaaatttcgatcaacgtgctcatggggcaacgccgccaacttgcgtgggagtggttttttaattgtataaaatgcgaacaaattccaaaaatcatgaaacttgtcgagttgtcgccgtatcatatgcgtatgccgtggaaaaaatttgaaaaagtttcgaccacgttgtcacgtacgatgctcacaaaccagggcactgcagaagagaggaggcaggggagaagagaggagaaggggagaagagaggaggagaaggagaaggagaggagaaggaaggtgccggactaggcccgtcgaccctcacgccgttGCGGTCgtcccgccgtcgtcgccgaccctcgttgttgccattctcgtcgcgaaggtatgccctacacctgtagtagttagtagtagtacttagtagtgctagtagtagttagtaagtagtggtagttagtagttagtagtgttagcagtattgttagtagtaagtagtgatagtagtagtgtttgtagtagtagtgttagtgttagtagtagttgtagtggtagtagtacttgttgttgtactactttgatactttcatctgcatggaaagagaactaaagtacatggctcgtcttggtatatatatgtttgttggccttcgtgcctatgtttggtatatatgtggttgttggccatcgtgcctacgtttcttgcaggttttggaaacctccccgtgcaggggaggtgctgccgaaattttcaatggattctaacctattgcctttttatgtaggagaaggacccgtgggagggactcggtgaccctgatcgtcttcgtcgttcattgcttttacacatctaccttgcctttgcattgtttaaacattgcggaTGAAATGTTGCAGGgcgacttgcggaggttggaggcccagcaggcggcccaggcagaggcccatcggctggagatggaggctgtacaagcccagagggcggccgaggcaCAGAGGCTacaggacatgttcagcttcatggcgagccttcaggccttgccaggtgtggttgtgccccagtcgctgctcgctccagttgtggctcctcctccttctatagggactccggtgagtatatatggttgtttattcctttagcttgtgcggccctcctgtagatactcatgaatttgcttctcctttgtgcagccacagtcggcgggttcgaacccaactcctcaaggtggcccttctccacaggccgggtggCCAACtagccctcctcaaggtggcagttcacactccgggtggagagactggcagtaggtaccgtttatttgtttcttttaatgttgcatggacttgtgttagacttagccttatgttggactactactagagacatatatatattgtgatggatattgttaTGGATGATGtaaatgtatgtgatggattatagacaatggatttgtatgtgatggattatggatggtggatgtgtatgtgatgggttatggatgtgtatgtgatgaaatatggatgtgtatgtgatatatcatgtgttgtgtgttaatatatatgtgatttctttgtttgtgctgatggaaagcaaaaaacaaaaaaaagcattttccccctctttgccgagtgccacactcgacaaagagagctttgccgagtgccgtaaccatggcactcggcaaagctgggaagcagagacctaatttcctagctttgccgagtgccagagccatatcactcggcaaagatttttttttttaaaaaagaaaaaaattctttgccgagtgcaagagtatgacACTCGaaaaagaattttcaaaaaaaaaaattctgccgctgaggtggcactcggcaaagagaccgtCAGAgttgacttcagattttttttgccgaatgctgacgtgacactcgacaaaggctttaccgagtgcccgatatgtggcactcgacaaagaaacctTTGCTGATGAGTTtttttgccgactgctctttgctgAGTGTGACACTCaacaaaatctttgccgagtaccataggagctttgccgagtgccctaagcactcggcaaaaagcctGAATGCAGTAGTGACTACAGCCAGGCAACATCACACCAGGTTCAGGTACGTGCTTGCTCATGCcataaaaataaaatttatatgaaaattccgcaaaaaaaataggatttgatatgattaatatatcttagaaaagtcatattatttttttgcggaattaaataaaaataaaatttatatgaaaattatagatctcgacgagatctacaactttctagttttgagtttttttatttgaagtcgttaagatgctcaaaaaaattaataacatatttgaacttaagggcattttcgtcttttcacacctgcagtttgacggcgttagagcctaaactgacggaagtggcatggaggacacgaaaaagttagaGTAGTGACGCTGAAGACTACTGAATTTTTTTTAGGGACAAAATTGCAAACTTTTATAATGTCACCTTAAAAAAAAAGGGGATGTACATCAATGCTGTCGTGCTATGATCATGACTGACAACTACAATATAGGCGTAGCGCTAGCGTGCGCACCTGTCCATGTGGGGAACGGATGGTATGCGGTGACCACGCCATGGTGCGGCACTGGTGTTAATGGTGAGGTCACACCATTCGTGCCACCGTATATCCACTCTCGAGCTTCGGCAAGCCATGGATAGGAAGTGACATGACAAGATCCCACATGTTTTATCCTAAAATCCCTCAAAACAAAAAATGGTTATACAATGTGAAACTTACAACGGATGCTGACTTAGTATAGAAGGAAATCGATCACCTCAAGCATATACCTTGAAAAATTAATTTTCTTTTATGATTATGAAGACATGTTGGCCAAATAATAATAAGTTTCTACGACTTCACTATTTGCTTCATTTATCCCGTGCAATTTGAAAATTGATCACAATTCCCACCTCAACGCATGGAGAGTTCCTTTTCATATCATAAAATGCATTCCATTGCACTAATGATTAATTCGTTCCCTTTTATGATTTCACTATTTTTCACTCCATCAATCTCTCCTCCCGTCAACAGGGTATCATCTAGTTTACACACCAGAGCTCTATTTCTATTCCCACACAATTCCCCtataataaaagttgaaggacaAGTCCTCTCATCCACCAAACAATGGTTTTCTACTTTTCGTAGCCGATCCAAGACAGATAGCGCGAGGAAAAGGGGAAAAAcgcaaatgaaaagaaaaaaaaacacgtaGCTGATGAAGCGAGGAAAAAAGAAAACTTCCCTGCAATCCAAAGCTCCTCCTTAGACTAtcctcaacaaaaaaaaaaaaaaccatatGGACACCCAAATTCAAAATAGATAACAAGAGACCTAAAATCAGTCTCCAACATAatacctatacgggagacctattttaggttacagagacacaacccaaatatgtgcatcatctctcctgaaaacccatttgGAAAAAGGATTCTCTTTTAGGTCTTTTTGTTGGAGAAGATACTGAATATGTATTGAACATTTTATCTATAATATTACCCAAAGGACGAATGAATCTTGTAAAAAATTTTTTGGTGTCGTTCTTGAAGACGGTCTCCCTGCCTGCCTGATTCCTCCTCCTGGCCCGGGTAAACGAACGCCACGCATATTTTCCCTTCCCCTCGCCCGCCCGTCCGCGGGGAAAAGCGCGCGTGGGCCGAGCGGACGGCACCGCGCGCGGTCAAACGCAGCAGAATCCTGCGGCTGGGCCTCACTCACGCGGTCGTCGTGCGCCCCGGCCCCAGCAGCCGCCCCCGCGCGTTTGAAACCCGGCGAACCCCGTCcgctgcagcagcagccagcGCTCCACTCCAGCGAATCGCGGGCGCATGAGTAAACAAACTGCATACAAAACCAGGGAGAAGTCCGATCTCGCGGGTCGCGGCCACTCCCCGCCGCGGGATGCCGGATCCAACGGCCCCCCTCGCTCGCGGCCGCAGCCACGGGCGCGCAAAGGAACAAAGGGAAGGGATCAAAGAGCGTGACCCCGGGAATGGGATAGCCGCCCGCTAGCCTCCAACCCAACAACCGCCACTGGCAAACGGTAACGCCACATGGGCCCAGGCGTCAGCGGCTGCCTGCGAGTGAGCCCAGGCGGCCAGGCTCGCGATTAATGAACGGGCCCCGCGGTGCCAGCCACGAACAAACGAGGCTTCCCTGAACCAGCACAGCCCCGGCCACTGACGACTGGGCCCGTTTCGTCGGGGTCAAACGCACACCTACCCCACGGTCCAGGGGGGAGGTGAATGACtggtgagagagggagaagagtCCTGGCACGCCTGCCAGCCACGAGAAGGGGAGAGGAGaggcacctccaccaccaccaacaaaaGGCAAGCGGGGGAAGGGAGGCAGCGGCCGCTATAAAAGAGGCCTGGGCGCGGCCCCGTAACCCTCGCCTCGGTCACAACGCGCGGTCGCCCATTCCGCATCTCGCCCTCCCGTCCTCCGCTTGGCCGCCGCCCGCCTCCCGCCTCCCGCCCACCGCCTCTCCTCGTGAACAAGACCACCGCGAGCGAGCGAGCCACCCCGCGACCGCCCcgagagccgccgccgccgtcgccgccccaCCCCGACTCCTCCTGACCGCCGGCGTGAGCTGCCCGGGCTCCTCCACCGGCGACGACACCCTCCCCGCCGCGCGCGCCCCCACCGCCTGCTCCGTTTGCGGGGGTAGCCGGGGCTCCGGCCTCGGCGGCTTTCAAAGCCCCCTTCCTCACAACAGGATCCAAAATCCCGTCCTAGAGTTCTTCTACCTCCCCTTCCAGAACTTCCTCTTTTGGCATCCCTGACGGTCGATCTCGATCCCCCCTTCGATTTCGATTCCTCTTCTTATTGATTGTTTTTTTCTAGCTTCTTTCATATATCATTTTGATTTTGATTCCTTCCTTCTTCCCGGTAGCAAATCCAATCCAACACCCCCCCGTTCCATTTCGTTCCTCCCTGTTCATCACCCGCACCCAGCTAACGCCACCCAAAACAGCAAATTCACAGCACAGGAAACAACCAACCAAATCTCACCCACCGCCCAAAAAAAAGAAAGGCtaaccttttttttttctctctctctccatctgtGGAATTCTCCGGTTTTGTCTGACGAGATGCCTGCGCTCGCCGTCGACGCCGCAACACCCGTGGCGCACGCCTTCGCATCCTGCGACGCGGCGGCACGCTTCCCTGCCCCGCCCGTGGtgggccccgccgccgccgagaCCGCCCCCTGGTCGTCCGACCTCTCCGCGGCGCTCTACAACGTGGACGGCTGGGGCGCCCCCTACTTCTtcgtcaacggcgacggcgacgtgGCCGTGCGCCCGCACGGCGCCGCGACGCTCCCGGGCCAGGAGATCGACCTGGCCAAGGTCGTGGCCAAGGCCGCGGGCCCGCGCGCTGGCGGCGGGCTCGGCCTGCCGCTGCCCCTGCTGGTGCGCTTCCCCGACGTCCTGCGCCACCGCGTCGAGACCCTCAACGCCGCCTTTGGCTACGCCGTCCGCTCCACCGGCTACGGCTCCAGGTACCAGGGCGTGTACCCGGTCAAGTGCAACCAGGACAGGTACGTCGTCGAGGACATCGTCGAGTTTGGGGCGCCATTTGGGTTCGGCCTCGAGGCCGGCTCCAAGCCCGAGCTGCTGCTCGCCATGAGCTGCCTCTCCGCGCGCGGCAACCCGGACGCCCTGCTCATCTGCAACGGCTACAAGGACGATGGCTACGTCTCGCTCGCGCTCATGGCGCGCTCCATGGGCCTCAACACCGTCATCGTGCTtgagcaggaggaggagctcgACATTGTCGTCGACGCCAGCCgccgcctcggcgtgcgccccgTCGTCGGCATGCGCGCCAAGCTGCGCACCAAGCACGCCGGCCACTTCGGCTCCACGTCCGGGGAGAAGGGCAAGTTCGGCCTCAACGCCGCGCAGATACTGTCCGTGGTCACCAAGCTCAGGGCCATTGCTATGCTCGACTGCCTCCAGCTGCTGCACTTCCACATTGGCTCCCAGATCCCGACCACCGCCCTGCTCTCCGACGGCGTCGGCGAGGCCGCGCAGATCTACTGCGAGCTCGCCCGCCTCGGCGCGGACATGCGCGTCATCGACGTCGGCGGCGGCCTCGGCATTGACTACGACGGAACTCACTCCGCGCAGACCGACATGTCGGTGGCGTACAGCCTGGAGGAGTACGCGGCGGCCGTGGTGGCCGCCGTCTGCCGCGTCTGTGACCGCAAGGGGGTGCAGCACCCCATCATCTGCAGCGAGAGCGGCCGCGCGCTGGTGTCCCACCACTCGGTCCTTGTGTTCGAGGCCTTCTCGGCTACGGCGCCCGGGCGCCTGGACGCGGCCACAGCCTACCTCCTCGAC
The nucleotide sequence above comes from Miscanthus floridulus cultivar M001 chromosome 18, ASM1932011v1, whole genome shotgun sequence. Encoded proteins:
- the LOC136523080 gene encoding arginine decarboxylase 1-like produces the protein MPALAVDAATPVAHAFASCDAAARFPAPPVVGPAAAETAPWSSDLSAALYNVDGWGAPYFFVNGDGDVAVRPHGAATLPGQEIDLAKVVAKAAGPRAGGGLGLPLPLLVRFPDVLRHRVETLNAAFGYAVRSTGYGSRYQGVYPVKCNQDRYVVEDIVEFGAPFGFGLEAGSKPELLLAMSCLSARGNPDALLICNGYKDDGYVSLALMARSMGLNTVIVLEQEEELDIVVDASRRLGVRPVVGMRAKLRTKHAGHFGSTSGEKGKFGLNAAQILSVVTKLRAIAMLDCLQLLHFHIGSQIPTTALLSDGVGEAAQIYCELARLGADMRVIDVGGGLGIDYDGTHSAQTDMSVAYSLEEYAAAVVAAVCRVCDRKGVQHPIICSESGRALVSHHSVLVFEAFSATAPGRLDAATAYLLDELTDDCRADYRNVMTAAVRGDYDTCGLYADQLKRRSAEQFKEGVLGLEHLAAVDAFCELVARGMGAPEPPRTYHINLSVFTSLPDMWAIGQQFPIIPIQRLQERPAVDGVLSDLTCDSDGKVSEFIGGRHCLPLHELPTHATRGYYLGMFLGGAYQEALGGLHNLFGGPSVVRVSQCDGPHCFAVTRAAAGPSCADVLRAMQHEPEVMYEVLKQRTDGATAAALARAFGAMPYLVFDPEAAVLSSGEGSGMNSDSEGSAAGAAEEEDDEEWEFMRGLTV